A section of the Citrus sinensis cultivar Valencia sweet orange chromosome 8, DVS_A1.0, whole genome shotgun sequence genome encodes:
- the LOC102626931 gene encoding nudix hydrolase 12, mitochondrial, producing the protein MIMASLQARKGRLRQRYEDQLRLVAGCIPYKFEKNDENKNCKMEKKVLVLMISTPNRDDLVFPKGGWEDDETVSEAACREALEEAGVRGLLDQNPLGVWEFRSKSRMNSCNSKEGGCRGYMFALAVTEELESWPEQANYKRIWLSVEEAFKSCRYDWMIDALKKFLLGMNTERTQLCKSADSEDSTAKEHQMYSPTPGCSVKKPSGVHHQLEKSCTNDSVVQV; encoded by the exons atgatCATGGCGAGTTTGCAAGCAAGAAAAGGGAGACTCAGACAAAGATATGAGGATCAGCTAAGGCTTGTGGCtgg GTGTATTCCTTACAAGTTTGAGAAGAacgatgaaaataaaaattgcaagATGGAAAAAAAGGTTCTTGTACTCATGATTTCCACACCTAATCGCGATGATCTTGTGTTTCCAAAG gGTGGATGGGAGGACGATGAGACTGTAAGTGAAGCTGCATGTCGAGAAGCCTTGGAGGAAGCAGGAGTCAGAGGATTACTTGAT CAAAATCCATTGGGAGTATGGGAATTTAGAAGCAAGAGCAGAATGAATAGTTGCAACAGCAAGGAAGGAGGTTGTAGAGGTTATATGTTTGCATTGGCAGTCACTGAAGAGCTTGAGTCATGGCCAGAGCAAGCTAACTATAAGAGGATATGG CTTTCTGTGGAGGAAGCATTCAAATCTTGCCGGTATGATTGGATGATAGATGCTCTTAAAAAGTTTCTGCTGGGTATGAACACAGAAAGAACACAATTGTGTAAATCTGCAGATTCAGAGGACAGTACCGCAAAAGAACATCAAATGTATTCTCCAACTCCAGGCTGTTCTGTGAAGAAGCCATCTGGTGTACATCATCAGCTTGAAAAATCTTGCACCAATGACTCTGTTGTACAGGTTTAA